The following DNA comes from Hyphococcus flavus.
AAAAGCAGAGATCGTAGCGAGCCCGCCGCCGCAAGCCCAACCAAGAATTATCCGGTTAACGCCTTCATGAGCGACAACCAGGGCGGAGCGCCAAATATGGCCGAGAACCAAGTCCTCCAGAGCGGACGTTATTCGGCCCTGAGCTTCTGAAAAAGTCTCCCCATCGGGAAGAAACCGTGCGCCGGGGGCGTCCGCCTCGTCAAAACTGTAGGCTAACCGCGCAGCCAGCTCTTCACGGCTTGTGGCCTTGATCCAACCGCTTTTGACCTCCTCAAGGCCTTCGAAAGCCACCAGATCAGGCGCTGAGTGGTTGCTCGACAGGACTATTTTCGCAGTCTCGCGCGTTCGGGGAAGGCCCGAATAAACCGCCATGTCAAAATGAGCATGCTGCAGCGCATGGCCGGCTGTTTGCGCCTGTTCACGCCCTTCCTCTGTCAGCGGCACCTGCCTCGGGTCGGTCAGGTCCGGTGCAAAATAATCCACATGCCCATGCCGCATGAGGTAAATTCGCCGCCTTCCCGAACCCTTCATCGCCTAATCCCTTAACCATAAATGGAAATATCCGCCGCCTTAGCGAAAACCATGACAAGACACCAGCTTCTGGAAAATTCTTCTGAAAGGCTCGCTTCACGCAGCAACGGGTGATAAAGTCACGCATCGTGTAGTTTGGGGCCAAGAGGGGTTATCAAGGGGCAATGGCGTTGCGTTCGCCGATTTATCTAGCCGGGGCGTTTTTGGTCCTGGCGCTTGCCTATTCCGCCTATTTTAATGTTGCTGTCCGGGTAGATCCAGCAGCGGCGCAGGCGCGATTCGACTGGCTTTTAGAACATAATGCGCAAAAGCGCGCTGCAATCCATGGGGAACGCGCCCTGAGGCTTCGTTCCCATGAAGGCGAAACAGCGGAAGACCTTGCGGCCACCATGCTTCAGGTCGCGGATGCACAGTTTGCACGCAAGAAGTATGAACGCGCGACAGTGCTTTATCGTGACGCCCTGGCCACAAATACAGCTCGCACCTATTCCGACCGAAAAAGAGCCCGTTACGAAGACAAACTCGCAAATGCGGCGTTGTTATCCGGCGATATAGAAACCGCCGTCGCAATATACGCTTCTTTCCTCGAACTGGCAGGCGATGATGCGTCTCGCGGCATTGGCGAAGATCCGGATGCATTGAGCTCCTATTACGTTTCGAGAGCCAGCGCCGCGGGCAGTCTGTTTGCAGAAGCCGTCAATTACGCACGCCCTTATATTCCCTCAACAGGCTCTCGCGAAGAACAGCTTGCTGTTGCGAATCACATGGCGTCTCTTGGCGCTTTCTTCACTATGCAAAATGATGGCGCCTATGCCGCAGCCGGGTTGCTGTCATCGGCCTATCATATACGCGAAAAACTTCTCGGTGGCGATCATCAGGATACTGTCCAATTAACGCTGGTCCTTGGGCCGGTTTATACAAGTATGGGTCGTCTCGATGACGCCGAAAAACTTTACCTCGATGCATTTCACGCTCAGGAAGAGGTTAAAGGCGCAAACAGCCCTGATCTCAGCCTATACATCAAGTTGCTGACAAGCGTTTATGAAAAACAGGGCCGCTTGACAGAAGCACAAGCATTACAAGAACACATGCGGCGTTTGTTCAGGGATGCTTTCGGCGCCCAGCGCTATTCGGCCAATCAGGAACGCGACCGGCGCGAAGACATCAACCGCCCAGTTTCCCAAAACTTTGTTCTGCAATCAAACTATGCACCGGGCGATCTCGTCTCCGCTGCTGAATTCTCCATTCCAACGAGCAAATCTCCCAACATTGATGAAATGAAATTACGGCTAGCCGGCGATCAAAACGCTGATCCTCGTGAAGCCAACATGCCGGCCCGCCTGGCGCAATTGATTTCCTTGTGTCGGTCAGAATCCGGCGAACGTATTTCGTTGCGATCTGGATATCGTTCTTACGCTACGCAACGTATTCTTTATGAACGCAATCTCGACCGAGGCACGGTTACACCGCCGGGGATGTCCGAACACCAGACGGGGCTTGCCGCAGATATTAATGTTAACGACCGGTTCATGCGCCAAAGTGATCGGAGTTTTCAGTGCTTTGAAGAAAACGCTTATCGGTTTGGTTTTATTCTGTCCTACCCGCCTGAAAACAATTACCTGCCAGGCGATGACCCTTATGAGCCATGGCATTGGCGGTACGTGGGCGTTCGAACCGCGCATCTTTATCGTGAAGCCGGGCCGCACCATAAGCCTCAGGAGTTTCTTGCCGCACTGCCATGTTATGAAGAACGCGCCGCCAATGGAATTTTCCCGACCATTGGCGAAGAAGACATCTGTCTTTCAAGCAAGCCATTAACCACCGTTTCGTTGAATGAATCTGTTGAGACTCAACCTGAAGATGAAGGCGATAATTCGGCCCGTATCTTGAATAAATTACCGGTAACGCGCCAGCCGCGTCGATAATAATGAACGGCTCTTACGCCGAATGCCGGATGGGTTCATGCACGGGCAAGATCGACCGACCCCCAAAGCTCGCTTTGCTTATGTAGGCGGCGAAGAAAGCGACTTCGCCGCACTAGCGGAAGCATTTTCCGTTTCAGGGTACGCTCTTGTGCGCCTTGATGAGGCTTATGGCGCCGATCTTAGCCTGATCGATCTTCGTGGTAAGAATGTTTCCGTAAAAAAAGCCCAGTCGATTACCGCTCTACTACGACGTAAGTCGCCTGAATCTTCCATACTCATTGTGGTCGATCCCTATCTGAACGATACGGCAAGAATGGCGTTGCGGCGACATGGCGAAGTCGTCTGTATCGGCGCAAAGCCCGATGCTTTAATCGCAAAATGCCGGCATCTATTACGGCTAAGAAATGTGGCTGAGGAAGCTGGCGAACGACTGAAAACACTTGCGACACTCAATCGCCTTAGCGAGTTTCCGCCAATCGCGGCACCGCCATTAGGTTTGCGTGTATTGATCGCGGGAGAGGCCGGCCCCGCCGCATTAACGGCTATCAACGCCCTTCGCCCGGAAAGCGAGCAGTGCATGTGTGTGTTCTCAGCTGGACAGGCCATGCGCGCAATTGAAACCTCACGATTTGATTGTGCGATCTTCCTGCCATCGCGCGAAAGCGACCCGCTGATGAGCCTCGCCAAAGCATTACGGCGTCATCCCAAACACAATGCATTGCCGGTAATTTACCCTTTGCTTGACGTCGACTACGCAGAAGACTTTGTTCCTCGCGGGGCTTCCGATTTCATTTTAATGCGTCACATCGCTTCGGATCTTTTACCGAAGTGTCAGACGGCTGCGCGTAGAGCGCGTCTTTTAAAAACTATGCGGCGTTTCTTAAATGCCTGCACCGGTCAATCGATCAGGGACGAGTCCTCAGGCGCCTTTACATCACTGTTTCTTTCAGAGCATGGGGCGCGTATTTGCGGGCGCGCCGATCAGTCCGGTCGTCCGCTGGCGTTAATCGCCATCAAAATCAATGCCTCCGCACTAGACAATAACGAGTCACCTTTCAGTCGTAGCGCCCAGCATCAGGCAACAAAGATCATCAACCGAGTGACGCGCGCTGAAGATACGACAGCGAGAATAGCCCCCGATTCATTTCTTGTTCTTGCGCCCGCAACAACCGAGCATGACGCGCGACAGACCGCGCTTCGCATCAGGGGCGTAATGGAGAATACTGCCTTCAAAGGTGAAAGAGATAAACTGCATTACGGCGTTAAGGTGGACATTGCTGCCGTTGCAAGACCTGCCGGTCACTGTATAGAAGAATGCGTCGCGCTTGCCTTGAAAGGCTTGCAGGAAGCCCAATCGATCAAGCCGCTTTCGCAACAATTGACGCAATAGTATCGGCAATTCTCTTGGCGCCCTTGAGCCGCGCTTTTTCCCCGGCCCATTCCTGACGAATAACAAACTTCTGGTCCGGACGCAGTTTCACGTCCAGTGGCGAACTCGAAACAAATTCAATAAGCCCTGCGACATTTGCAAACTGGTCTTTATGGAACGTTATGACCGCCCCTTTTGGACCGGCGTCGATCTTAGCAATGCCAGCTTGCCGGCAAACGCTTTTGATGGAAACGATTTCCAGAAGATGTTCCGCCTCGGAAGGCATCGGCCCGAAACGATCGACAAGCTCCGCCGCGAAGCCGTCTATCTCTTCCTGAGACGTGACGTCGCCAAGGCGGCGATAGAGCGCCATGCGTACATCTAGGTCGGCTACATAAGTTTCAGGGATAAGCACCGTCGTACCGATATTGATTTGCGGAGACCATTGTTCATCGCTTACAGCGCTCCCCTCGCGTAATTCGGCGACAGCTTCTTCAAGCATGTGCTGATACAGTTCAACGCCAACTTCTTTGACGTGACCCGACTGTTCTTCCCCGAGAAGGTTACCCGCGCCTCGAATATCAAGGTCGTGGCTCGCCAGTGTGAAACCGGCGCCGAGCGTGTCGAGCGACTGCATAACTTTCAACCGCCGTTCCGCTGCATCCGTCATTTTCTTGCGCGCGCTTACGGTCAGGTAAGCATAGGCGCGTTGTTTCGATCGTCCAACACGACCGCGGAGTTGATATAGCTGGCCTAAACCGAACATATCGGCGCGGTGAACAATCATCGTATTCGCGGTGGGAATGTCGAGGCCAGATTCGATAATTGTTGTAGAAACAAGCACGTCAAACTTGCCTTCGTAGAACGCCGTCATGATGTCTTCAAGTTCGCCGGAACCCATCTGACCATGAGCGATTTTGAATTTCAGTTCCGGAAGTTCGTCGCTCAAGAATTCAGCAATATCATCGAGATCAGCGATTCTCGGCGCCACATAAAAGCTTTGCCCGCCACGATAGTGTTCACGCAGCAATGTTTCCCGCGCCACCACAGGATCGAACGGACCGACAGTGGTGCGGACGGCAAGACGGTCAACAGGCGGCGTAGCGATCAAGGAAAGATCGCGAATGCCGCTCATGGCAAGCTGCAGCGTGCGAGGGATCGGCGTTGCCGTAAGCGTCAGCACATGAGTATCAGCGCGATACTCTTTGAGGCGTTCTTTATGCTTCACGCCAAAATGCTGTT
Coding sequences within:
- a CDS encoding D-alanyl-D-alanine carboxypeptidase family protein; translation: MALRSPIYLAGAFLVLALAYSAYFNVAVRVDPAAAQARFDWLLEHNAQKRAAIHGERALRLRSHEGETAEDLAATMLQVADAQFARKKYERATVLYRDALATNTARTYSDRKRARYEDKLANAALLSGDIETAVAIYASFLELAGDDASRGIGEDPDALSSYYVSRASAAGSLFAEAVNYARPYIPSTGSREEQLAVANHMASLGAFFTMQNDGAYAAAGLLSSAYHIREKLLGGDHQDTVQLTLVLGPVYTSMGRLDDAEKLYLDAFHAQEEVKGANSPDLSLYIKLLTSVYEKQGRLTEAQALQEHMRRLFRDAFGAQRYSANQERDRREDINRPVSQNFVLQSNYAPGDLVSAAEFSIPTSKSPNIDEMKLRLAGDQNADPREANMPARLAQLISLCRSESGERISLRSGYRSYATQRILYERNLDRGTVTPPGMSEHQTGLAADINVNDRFMRQSDRSFQCFEENAYRFGFILSYPPENNYLPGDDPYEPWHWRYVGVRTAHLYREAGPHHKPQEFLAALPCYEERAANGIFPTIGEEDICLSSKPLTTVSLNESVETQPEDEGDNSARILNKLPVTRQPRR
- a CDS encoding diguanylate cyclase domain-containing protein, which translates into the protein MHGQDRPTPKARFAYVGGEESDFAALAEAFSVSGYALVRLDEAYGADLSLIDLRGKNVSVKKAQSITALLRRKSPESSILIVVDPYLNDTARMALRRHGEVVCIGAKPDALIAKCRHLLRLRNVAEEAGERLKTLATLNRLSEFPPIAAPPLGLRVLIAGEAGPAALTAINALRPESEQCMCVFSAGQAMRAIETSRFDCAIFLPSRESDPLMSLAKALRRHPKHNALPVIYPLLDVDYAEDFVPRGASDFILMRHIASDLLPKCQTAARRARLLKTMRRFLNACTGQSIRDESSGAFTSLFLSEHGARICGRADQSGRPLALIAIKINASALDNNESPFSRSAQHQATKIINRVTRAEDTTARIAPDSFLVLAPATTEHDARQTALRIRGVMENTAFKGERDKLHYGVKVDIAAVARPAGHCIEECVALALKGLQEAQSIKPLSQQLTQ
- a CDS encoding histidine phosphatase family protein — protein: MKGSGRRRIYLMRHGHVDYFAPDLTDPRQVPLTEEGREQAQTAGHALQHAHFDMAVYSGLPRTRETAKIVLSSNHSAPDLVAFEGLEEVKSGWIKATSREELAARLAYSFDEADAPGARFLPDGETFSEAQGRITSALEDLVLGHIWRSALVVAHEGVNRIILGWACGGGLATISAFEQDLCCINLLDVDVTPAESGNGLQIERVAIKALNMTAHDYVKKGLDRSSLEHLFDVDFGGLRPKKDWAAE